One segment of Larus michahellis chromosome 14, bLarMic1.1, whole genome shotgun sequence DNA contains the following:
- the CBX2 gene encoding chromobox protein homolog 2, translating into MEELSSVGEQVFAAECILSKRLRKGKLEYLVKWRGWSSKHNSWEPEENILDPRLLLAFQKKEHEKEVQNRKRGKRPRGRPRKHVEPEMPAKTKSSSSSSSTSSSSSSSDDDDESDLEAKRGPRSRETHPVPQKKAQILVAKPEMKDTSRKKRGRKPLPPEQKAARRTVNLTKVLKTSRKEVGGSAKLLGKLQPQHGTQGSGMAGLKDAPGALAGLSSGGSSAENLPNMMKSGSASPSRAISWQSSIVHYMNRMSQSQNAAETSPLGRLALKAQAASKGGLGLDLKMRNQKGSGELGLSVQGPKTAKAPSGGAGGDQKSGFAAGGQTLHNGSKMPASSPGAGSQAASSQELNLQALNLQSVKNGPSSAGGSSLPRHLCGALSKGSGGGAAASAGAGGAKGSAAGAGLSGAGVLSGGDGGKSEKQAQRAGDRDLAKSGPAGTQEGHAAAESCKPAALSEVSTGEETSSDSDRDSASFPGVGQNMSVSIQTSQDWKPTRSLIEHVFVTDVTANLITVTVKESPTSVGFFNLRQY; encoded by the exons atGGAGGAGCTGAGCAGCGTGGGAGAGCAGGTCTTCGCCGcggagtgcatcctcagcaagcgGCTCCGCAAG GGCAAGCTGGAGTACCTGGTCAAGTGGCGGGGCTGGTCCTCCAA GCACAACAGCTGGGAGCCCGAGGAGAACATCCTTGATCCACGACTCCTCCTCGCTTTCCAAAAGAA GGAACACGAAAAAGAAGTGCAGAATCGGAAGAGGGGCAAGCGGCCCAGGGGCAGGCCCAGGAAGCATGTG GAACCAGAGATGCCTGCAAAAACTAAGTCAAGTAGCTCCTCTTCTTCcacatcctcctcttcctcctcctctgatgACGACGACGAAAGTGACCTGGAAGCAAAGAGAGGTCCCCGCAGCAGAGAGACTCACCCGGTACCGCAGAAGAAAGCTCAGATCCTGGTGGCGAAGCCGGAGATGAAAGACACTTCCAGGAAGAAGCGTGGGAGGAAACCTCTTCCCCCAGAGCAGAAAGCGGCTCGAAGGACCGTGAACCTGACAAAGGTGCTGAAAACGTCCCGGAAGGAGGTGGGTGGCAGCGCCAAgctgctggggaagctgcagccccagcacggcACGCAGGGCTCGGGCATGGCCGGGTTGAAGGACGCGCCGGGCGCCTTGGCTGGGCTCAGCTCGGGGGGGTCGTCAGCAGAAAACCTGCCCAACATGATGAAGAGCGGCTccgccagccccagccgggccatcagctggcagagctccatcGTGCACTACATGAACAGGATGTCCCAAAGCCAGAACGCGGCAGAGACCTCCCCCCTGGGCAGGCTGGCGCTGAAGGCCCAGGCGGCCAGTAAGGGCGGCTTGGGGCTGGACTTAAAGATGAGGAACCAGAAAGGGTCTGGGGAGCTCGGGCTGAGCGTGCAGGGACCCAAGACTGCCAAGGCTCCTAGCGGCGGTGCTGGAGGGGACCAGAAATCGGGGTTTGCTGCGGGAGGCCAAACGCTGCACAATGGCAGCAAGATGCCGGCCAGCTCgcccggggctggcagccaggcggcctccagccaggagctgaACCTCCAGGCTCTGAACCTGCAGAGCGTCAAGAACGGGCCGAGCTCGGCCGGCGGGAGCAGCCTCCCTCGCCACCTCTGCGGTGCCCTCTCCAAAggctccggcggcggcgcggcggcaaGTGCGGGTGCCGGCGGGGCGAAGGGCAGCGCGGCGGGTGCCGGGTTGAGCGGTGCCGGTGTGCTCTCGGGAGGGGACGGCGGCAAGAGCGAGAAGCAGGCGCAGCGGGCAGGCGACAGGGACTTGGCCAAAAGCGGCCCAGCCGGTACGCAGGAGGGGCACGCGGCCGCCGAGAGCTGCAAGCCGGCTGCCCTCTCCGAAGTGAGCACAGGCGAAGAGACCAGCTCGGATTCGGACCGGGATTCGGCTTCCTTCCCCGGCGTGGGTCAGAACATGTCTGTCTCTATCCAGACCAGCCAGGACTGGAAACCCACCCGCAGCCTGATCGAGCACGTCTTTGTCACCGATGTCACCGCTAACCTGATCACAGTGACGGTCAAGGAGTCCCCCACCAGCGTCGGGTTTTTCAACCTACGGCAATACTGA